The nucleotide window TTTCATTGTGAGCAAAAAAATATGCGCCAGCGGGGACTCGAACCCACGACCATGTGCTTGTTTCACTATGTTTCACTATGtttcatttaggttctcatcgacaccgaggcaccctatagaagccaggTTTCTCATTTAggtttgtcgacgtcgaggcacctaaatgctaagttaagttttcatcatttagggtttatcgatgcgaGGCACCTAggtgggcctaatcacttggcactaattacttggctctattgccactattgcagcaagaatggcggggcagttgatctacttaactaagtactaagatacctcgcccatgcattagtcgcaagtaccccatatgtcctatttttagcaagtcatgctaaaattcacggaaaaattcAGCATGACCCTTTTGCtgaaaaataggacatatggagtaccgaATTTGCGGAatggaagttaatcgacattccggcaaactcaagggcctctcggggtacagCCAGCATCACAAGTTCAATTCAAGTAGTACAGCGAACATCACAAGTAGTACCAATGAACATATAGTCCAGCACATTCTGAATTTGTTTGTCAATTGTTAGTAAGCATCACCCGCCACAATGTGCATCCCTTGATTCCCTTCTCACCAGCAAACCACACTAATGCTAGTTCTGAAGTTTCTGTCTAATTAGTAGTTTCTGAAGTTTTTGAAgtttctgaagtagatgcaatagttctgaagttctgaagtagatgcaatactagttctgaagttctgaagttctgaagtagatgcaatactagttctgaagttctaaagttctgaagtagatgcaatactagTTTTGAAGTTTCTGTCTAATTAGTAGTTTCTGAACTTTTTGAAGTAGATGAATTTGATGCACCAGATTAATTTGATGCAGGCCCAAGGAACTCCGCCCGCTCCTGCAGGAGAAGAAGCTGTACACCTTTGTTGGCTTCTCCATTGGAGCTGACAAAGAGAAGCCGAATGAAGTTGTCTGGTTTGGAGATCAACCCGAACAAGTACCGTCGACATGCAGCGCAAATGGAGAGTTCCAAACAATGGAAAGAAGTGGCAGTCTTTGGCTGAGTTTGCAGCCAGCCTCATCCACCAATCCTACAAGGAAATGAAGTAGAAGATCAACAAGAAATTGGACCACAAACTATGGGGGGACAGCCCACTGCCAAAAAACCTCATCGAGTACGCAGCGAAAGATGCGTATGTCACCTACGTGGCATGGAAGAAAATCGAAGCCATCAAAGAAGGTTTGAAGCAATGGCAAGAGGCGGAGGATCATTGGGACGACCCCTACTACTAGGGATATTGAGTTGTTTGTGGTATTATGTGTCTTAGTTTGTAGTTATGTGGTTGAACAAGTTTGCTTTTGTTATGTTGAACAACTTTTCTTTTGTAATGATGAACAAGTTTGCTTTTGTTATGTTGAACAAGTTTGCTTTTGTAATGATGAACAAGTTTGCTTTTGTTATGTAGTTATGTGATTGTTATGATGCTGGTGCAGAACACTTGTGGTTGTGATGTGATGCAAAATCCTTCAAGTTTTGGTGATCATTTAGTTCAAGTTTTGGTCAGATCATACAGAATGTTGTCTAGAAGTTTTTGTGATCATTTAGTAGTTTTTTTGAACTGAAGATGCTATTTTAACTGAATTTTGCTTCAACTGAACCCATTTCATTGTGAGCAAAAAAATATGCGCCAGCGGGGACTCGAACCCACGACCGTGCGCTTGTTTCACTATGtttcatttaggttctcatcgacaccaaggcaccctatagaagccaaggtttcatcatttagggtttgtcgatgccgaggcaccctaaatgctagGTTAAGTTTTCAttatttagggtttatcgatgccgaggcaccctaggttgggcctaatcacttggcactaatcacttggctctattgccacatATGCAGCAAGAacggcggggcagttgatcctacttaactaagtactaagataccccggcccatgcattagtcgcaagtaccccatatgtcctatttttagcaaagtcatgctaaaattcacgaaaTTTTTTAGCATGatctttgctgaaaataggacatatggagtacccgaatttgccggaacggaagttaatcgacattccggcaaactcaagggcctctcggggtacagcagcagcatcacaagttcacaaaattcccaagtagtacagcagcagcatcacaagtagtACCAATGAACATATAGTCCAGCACATTCTGAATTTGTTTGTCAAAGTGTTAGTAAGTATCACCCCCACAATGTGCATCCCTTGATTCCCTTCTCACCAGCAAACCACACTAATGGTCTAACTAGTGTACTTAATTCATTCACCATGATCacattttcttttctttatacAGAAGCCTTTCACTATAACTGTCTGATCCTAGCAAAGACATGCATGACACATAACCACTCCCACAAAACCTGCAGAAGTGGAATAACTGAAAAAGCTGAAGTTCTCAGCATGAAGAATCACACAACACAGCACCTACATTATGATGATACATTATCAACTGCAGACCTGAATGCATCCAATTCGGCCTTTCCCAAGCAGTGATGGTAACTAAAAGTATAACAACTAAAAAGGCTGCTCTACTGTATGTGTCCAATAGTGCCATCATAACAGAACTTGGAAAACTTTTCCCAAGGAATGAGAGAAACTGAAAGTAGCAAGTAAAAACTCTGCTCATCATAACATAGCTTGGAAAATTTATAGGTCAGATTACACAAAAGTACTGATGCAAGTAGTACAGTACACAAAACTTGCAAACTTACAAGCACTACTGCAACTTAATTAAGCTACTGGAGTAAGTGAATCAACTGCACTTAATTAAGCTACTGGAGTAAGTAACTCCATGGAGTACTCACTGGAGTATGGCTAAATTTTCACGAGTACTTCTCTAGCATAAGCAACTGCTGACAACTTTCATACTCCAATGAGCAGTGGGTACACAATTCATAGTTTGTACAACACAATTCATACTTACTATTAAGTGACAGTTCTTCATACATACTCCTATATTATACAGTAGCAAGCATCACATGTTTCAGATGGTTTTCTAGCAAGTATTTTCCAGAAAAGTGGATTGGTGGCACACAATTTCTACACTCAGTCGATCTACCTAGCATTATCAGCATGTATACCATTGAGACATGAACAGAAACTGGGGTACCTGCGCTGTCCTGCGGTGGTTGAGGAGTTGGATCCGGCAGCGGAGCCCAAGGGGGGTCGTCGGAATGGCGCCTGCGGCAGCGCCGGAGACGAGGAACTGGGGAAGGGAAGGGAAATCCGGTGAGACGACAGCAGGGAGCGAACGGAAGGAGAGGAAAGGCGGATCCTTTAGTACTTGCTCGTCCGGGTCCTCGCTCGCCGCGGTCGTAGGAGAGCAGGGGCCGGTGGCGGAGGACGGCAGGGGCAGGCGGGGTGGGTGCGTCGGGTCCGCGCTCGCCGGCTGCTGCAGGGGCCGGAGGAGGCCCTCGCTCGTcggagggaggaggagaggagaggagcgggCGGTGCGCGCTCGGCCGATCCCGATCGGGGGGCGCGGaggcggcgggggtggagtcgCCGACGGCGTGTAGGCGCGGCGGACGGAGGGGGTCGAgtgggggatctggcgagggagggagggaggccacagtgcgaggggaataggtggagtgggggaggattctaatggcgcaccccccctggtgcgccattagaattttgttttagttactagcccgactggtcaggTTATATCCCACCTAACCCTATCTCCATCAGAACATGCCCACTAGCCCGACTAGTCAGCATGCAGCACACATAGTAGGAGGTCCTCGGTTCGATTCCTAGGCTCCccaatttttgtttttatgcatttaaaatgctgtttgatatttatttgtgtttaaatatgttcaatcttgtttaaatcataacagtaatgtttttttttataaaaacagtaataattttttaaaaaatatcatcaaatttattatttgaaaatatttatgaatatgaaaaaatatcatcaaatttattatttgaaaatatcatgcGTTCatgggtcggcggcggcggcccgtggagcgggggagggtgcggtgggtcgtcgtcGGCGGTGGAGtaggggagggtgcggggggtcggcggcggcggccggtggagcgggggagatGGTGTGGGGCCGGGTGCTCGGCGACGAGGGGGACCGGatataaaaaaaaataaaaaagctATATATTCTAATGGCacaccgtggcacagtgcgccattattggtttaaactagtaatgcgcactatgccacggtgcgccattagtacttttgcaaaaaaaataaaaaaacaacagtagtggcgcactgtgtggccggtgcgccattactatttagcactagtaatggcgcaccacgccatgatgcgccattagtatgtttgaaaaaataataatgaaaaactttgttactagtggcgcatcttatgccaggtgcgccattagtgtcttccactcTAATGACGCACcagcacatggtgcgccactgctatataatagtggcgcaccacatgacaggtgcgccattagtgtctatTCCATCTATAACCCTTTTCCTAGTAATGTACATGGCTAATAGTGATTTGGTGAAGTTAAAACATTATATCCACTTTGCTTGAACAAGTTGCAAATCCCGCCTTGCGCATTTCTCATTGCACCCTACGAGTCTGCACCATCCAAGTGACTTAACTTTTACTTTTTCATCCCCGTCAACAAACTCATAGCtgaaacaaacaaacaaacaaaaaccTCATAGCGACTAATTACTTGCCATTAAAACAAGAAGCAGATAGAGCTCCGGATCCAGTTAGTTACCAAAATGTGATGATTTGATGAGCTCGCCTCTGCTCCGGCGATTGGCACACCAAGAAGAAAAACAAAGATAGTATATCTTTACACCATTTTTTTGATTGGTTTGGGGTTTGGATCGGAGGAGGTGGGTGGGATTATTCATGGATGCCGGCCGAAGGCATGGTGGATCTTCTTGATGAAATCCTCGGACCGCTCGCTCAACTCCGCTGCACCGATCGACGGCTCATGGGCCCTCGGCCGCGGCACCGGAGGGGAGGTGGAGGATGAGGCTGGCGCTGTCACGCGATGCTTCTGCATGATGGCGTTCCACGTCACATCCAGGTCGTCGTTGCGGCCGCTGCCGTCATTGTTGGCATCGTCGAAGTATTTGGCTGTGCCCAtggtggccggaggtggagggcCTGGAGGCAGCGAGAGCCCCGGCTGGAGGACTGCGTGTTGccgtgccggcgtcggaggaGGATCAAGCAATTCCTTTTCAATCTCGTGCTGTTTTTGCAGAGTATTGTGTTCTTGTGCCACCACCTCCATCGATCTCCCTATTTGTACATCTTGCACTCCCTCTGCCATCTCGTGTTGTTTTTCCAGGGTACAGTGTTCTTGCACTTTTTTTTTTGAACCGGGCTTATACCCCTTTCCATTGCAAAGAACGGAAATACAACCAGTTCAGACTAGAATAACAGGAGGAGGGAAAGAGGTATAGCGAGTTCTAGCACTACCAGGAAACCCACCATACCCGCTCGCCGTCGAAACGAGTATCATGGGGCGAAAACCTGGATAGCACAAAATAACGTCTAACCTATTACATTCTCAAAAGATCAGGCCAAAGTATATCAGGACATAGATGCACGAAActtggggaggggggggggggggggggggggggggtggagcAGTGTTGAGATCGCGCGTCCGTCATCTCCTCATCCAGCGTATCTCCAGAGAGCATCAGGCACCTTGGATTGGTTGCTTGACAGCACCACACATCTTCATCAGCTGCATCGCCCCGGCCCTGATCATCTCAGCCCCAGCACGAAGATCCTTGGCGTCCTCTCCTTGTTGAAGCCCTGTCCAATAGAGTAGAAAGGAACAAAGAGAAAACACAATCTCAAAAGGAGTATTGATTTGTTTCTTTTCAAAAGTAGCTCGATTGCGTGCCAGCCAACTGGCCCAACACACGGCCGCCAAACCCACTGTATAAAACTTTTGCTTCCCAGAAAGGAATTTGTGGCACCAAACGAAGTATTGCCAGTAGTCCGATGGGCATCTATCAGTGCCAAGAGCTACTCCAATGGATCGCCATATAATTCTGGCCACCGAGCAAGTAAAGAACAAGTGCTGCACTATTTCCACCTGTTTGCAAAAAGAGCAACAGGGATTTCCTGTCCATTTTCTTTTGCTCATCACTTGTCTAGTAAAAACTGCGTCTTGCGACATTTGCCACATAAAGATCTTGATTTTAAGAGGGATTTTGGATTTCCAAATCCATCTATAATGGCACCCGCTCAGGGGTTTCTCCAGCATCTTGTACACCGACTTAGTGGTGAACTTGCCATTCTGGTTGAGTCCCCAGAAGATACGATCATCCCTCTCAGTAAGGTTAATTTTACTGACTACCCCACGCATATCTTCCCATTGTTTGAGCAAATCAGGGGTAAGCCTACGTCTGAACATAGAAGCGTCATTAAGCCCATCTTTTTTGTCCAGGGTGCTTGTTGGGTGGTTACAGATTTCAAACAGGCGCGGATATTGATTTTGAAATGGGGTCAGCCCATTTATAGGATCTTTCCAAAGCCTAATCAAGTTCCCAGCACCAATTtcaattttccttcccatcatatAAATGTCTTTAATCTTGAGCAGAGCTTTCCAACAAGGTGAATCGGAGAATTTGGGAGAAACTTCAGCAACAGAAGTGTTGCGAAGATATCTGGCCCGGATTATATCCTGCCATAGTCCGTTTTGCGTCTCTAGTTTCCACCACCATTTAACCATGAGACTAATGTTTTGCTTTCTAAGATCTTTTATACCCAAACCCCCTTTGTCTTTGGATCTACATATCTTTGTCTTTGTCTTTGTCAGTGTTCTTGCTCTTGTGTCAACACCTCCATCGATCTCTCTATTTCTCCATCCTGCACTTGATTTCTTGCTTGTGTTTGACTCATTGGAGTGGAAGGAGCTTGATCAAGCAATTCCTCTTGAATCTCTTGTTGTTTTTCCAGAGTTAAGTGTCCATGTTCATGTGTTAGGACCTCCACCGATCCTTCTATTTGTTCACCCTGAACTCCATCTCTTGTTTGCGTTTGTGTGCTTGAGGTGGAAAGAAGATCGGGAAGAGGGTCAagcaatctatctatttattattattatttaattAAAAAGAAGTCAAATAAGAAACAACGTTCTTCCACATAAACTAAGAAAATATAAACCGTTGATCAGTAATTTTTAGGTTAAGATTTAAAGATATTACGTTACACACCTAAAGTGATATGTGGAACCTGACACGTACACAGGTGCGTGATAAGAAGTTGGAAACATGAATAAAAAGTTGGAAAGAAGAGACCGGATTTTTTACGGAAACAATAAcacccacacgtgtgggcgtttgCATCTCGCCCACACGCGTGGATCCGCGTCCGTTTGTGGGTGCACGAATCTTGGTATGATTGTGGTGCCATGTAGGACTgggctggtgtgtgggcattCATCCGGTCACCCACACATCCGTTTCACCACACGGAGGGGCCGGTGCGTGGGCGTTTAGCAGTTCGCTCACACGCCTGTTTTCACTCACGCACAagggctggtgtgtgggcattTGCCATCTCGCCGACACGCTCGTCTCCTTTCCCACACCCAAGGTACTAGTTGCCATGCGTTTTGCAgtgtacatggcaactgccctagtgTAGCAGATGAcaactctctctttttttggACCCGAATATGtcagttgccatgtgttttgcaggGTACACGGCAACTGCCCTAGTGTTCTTGTAAGCAGATGACAACTCTCTCTTTTATCCGAACATGTTATTTTGTCATGTCTCTTTGTAGCACTACACGTcaactgcctagtgttagtaGGTGGCAACTCCTAAGGTTTTCAAATCATGGCAACTGTAGTAAACCAGACCATACATGGTAACTGCTTAGTGTTAGTAGGTGGCAACCTCTAAAGTTTTCAAATCATGGCAACTATAGTAAAccagaccatacatggcaacAGCTGTAGTTGTTCAAAATGGTCACGTAAAGAAAAATTGACAGGTTTAGATTAAATTATATTGATCATCAATttttgatactaacaggtgtgggAAGCCAGCTGCTCTTCCATCTTTAGACCTGACcggtgtgcatgcgtgcgtgctACATGTGTTGCTGAACTACAGGTCTACAGCTGCATGCATGCTCCACCGTGTGATGACATCCTAATTGTTGTTCGCCCTAATCGTCTTTGGC belongs to Triticum urartu cultivar G1812 chromosome 7, Tu2.1, whole genome shotgun sequence and includes:
- the LOC125522042 gene encoding uncharacterized protein LOC125522042: MAEGVQDVQIGRSMEVVAQEHNTLQKQHEIEKELLDPPPTPARQHAVLQPGLSLPPGPPPPATMGTAKYFDDANNDGSGRNDDLDVTWNAIMQKHRVTAPASSSTSPPVPRPRAHEPSIGAAELSERSEDFIKKIHHAFGRHP